The Drosophila subobscura isolate 14011-0131.10 chromosome A, UCBerk_Dsub_1.0, whole genome shotgun sequence genome includes the window TTCGTTTGCGCTCTTTCTTTTGGTTATCTCCATTGGGAGCTTGCTTCTGTGACTTCTGGATTGCCTTCTCAACTTTGTGGACCAAGAGCTTGGAGCCAGGCTCGCAGCTGCCCTCTTTTTTGGCCACTTGGGGCTTGGCTTCAGCTGTATTCATTGCAAATtgcttgcccttgcccttgcttGATTTCTTAGGCTCTGCCATAACGGAGAGCACCACCTGCTTGATGTGCCTGTCAATAGCACTGCGATCCTTTGATTTGTGACCCTTGAGCTGGACCAAATCGGCATCGTTATGGAGCAGCTTgtctttctttgctttggatTTCACGGTATTCATCTCGGCCAtcagctgctccaccagctgcgGCGCCTTCACATCGTGCCAGGCGTTCGAATAGGGCTTTATGGGGCGAATGGCGCAGTCGATCTGGAAGAACTCCTTCAAGCACACTGGCACAATGAATTTATGTCCGTTTGGAAAGAGCTGCTTGAAGGGATCCTCTGGCTTCGGCTCTGGCACCTTTCGCATCAACATGCGCTCTATTTCGGACATCTTCGGCTTCTTGCGACCCTTGACCCTGGGAGCTTTGCGAAGAGGTGCCTTTTCCACAGGCTTTTCGCACGACGGCACTCGTGCCTTGGTGTCAAGGAACCTTCCGTTCCGCTGTGAGTCTGAGGGGAACAAGAAACCGTAGCGATATTTGCCCAGAAACTATTCTCAGGACTACTGCAAAGACAAACCGTATAGGAGGCAGCGCTTCACTGCCGATGAGAGGACAGCCTCTCGCATATCCATCTGGCGGAACATCGTGTTGGGTCTTGTCTTTTGTCCTGTTAGCTGCacaacttttcacttttctatTGTAAACTCCCTTTTGGGAGGTAGTCGAACAATTAGTTTCTAATGTAATTCTCAAAGCCTACCAGAGACCAGGCAGATCTGGCCACACATTTATTCTGAGCTGACAGCCCTGACATTTTATTAACTCTCGAATGGCGGCAACCCTGGAAGCTATCGATTTTCCTTTAGGGTTGCCGTTGCCTGCGAGGATTTGAATTTTCGAGCTTAAATGTTGAATTTGTCGCAGAAATTAAGTGAAGCGATTGAATCATATAAAATGCACTCTGAGCAGCGCAGAGAGACCCCGTCCCAGAGGCTGAATCAAAGCCTAGTGCTATGGCATCCATTTCCTCttggcatttccattttcccacatcaaattttccttttttgcatttttgcatttcggtCAGCCCTCAGACTGGCCGAGTTTCTCTCACCATTCCGTGCCCGTGTCCAGGGCCGTCTCTTTTGACGTGCACtgcatgcatatttatagTTCCGCTTGTTGACAAATATCGCGCCATGTTGACTGACTGACCGACGCCCCGCCCCCCACGGCTGTTAGACAGAACGTGgcactgaaactggaactggggAACAGC containing:
- the LOC117894318 gene encoding uncharacterized protein LOC117894318, whose amino-acid sequence is MFRQMDMREAVLSSAVKRCLLYDSQRNGRFLDTKARVPSCEKPVEKAPLRKAPRVKGRKKPKMSEIERMLMRKVPEPKPEDPFKQLFPNGHKFIVPVCLKEFFQIDCAIRPIKPYSNAWHDVKAPQLVEQLMAEMNTVKSKAKKDKLLHNDADLVQLKGHKSKDRSAIDRHIKQVVLSVMAEPKKSSKGKGKQFAMNTAEAKPQVAKKEGSCEPGSKLLVHKVEKAIQKSQKQAPNGDNQKKERKRIRKRNKGYVADKETEEAKRNLAAEKSLKTDGKDAKTLHTGASGEPQVNFFTEEAEELLIPGSPNSMEEHKENIAAGEMNEKTNNLVAKDAEKTMAADVKTLENGASGEPEMERIEKPKNLSEEKDIGAGDVLQEQIVLAKENSP